The window TATACCTGTGTCAACACCAGGTTTGCCCCAAAATGGTGGAAGGCCAGGCTTAGGCCTTCAGAGTTATCAAATGTACTTGTATCAAAATGGCGGCACCCTATATAAAGAAAAAGGCATGTCGTCAGCTCTTAATCAAGAAGCAGCTATTGCGTCTTTTAAAAAATGGACTGCGTTATTTACCAATTACAAGTTACCCATTGAGTATAATTTTTTTAATCGGTTTAGGATTGGAGAAGTGCCCATTGGTATTTCTGATTTTACAGTATACAATCAGCTTGCAGTGGCAGCACCAGAAATCAGAGGTTTGTGGGAATTTATTCCCATACCAGGAACTCGGAAAGAGGATGGCACCATTGACCGTTCCACTGGTAGTAATGGGCAAACATGCATCATGTTAAAAAGCTCTCAATACAAAGAAGAGGCATGGGCATTCATGAAATGGTGGACCAGTGCCGATGCACAGATTCGTTATGCAAGAGAGATGGAATCCATCATGGGTGCGGCCGCAAGATACCCGACAGCTAATGTGGAAGCCCTAAAGCAATTACCTTGGCCATATAAAGATTACGTAAGCCTTAGTCAACAGTGGGAATGGGTAAAAGGTGTACCAGAAGTCCCAGGCGGATATTTTACACCGCGACATATGGATAATGCTTTTCGATCCGTCTTATACGAAGGTGAAGACCCAAGGGAAACGTTATTGGATTATGTGTTGATAATCAATCAGGAAATTGATACAAAACGAAAAGAATTTGGCTTAGAACTTGATCCAGATCGTTATGAAAATAAAGAGGTGACAGAATGAAGTGGGCTGAAACAAGTGTAAAAAATAATGGAACAGCATTGAATAAGAGAAAGAATCGATTGAAAGCATTATTGACAGAAATCTATAAACACCGAGTTGCCTACTTTCTAGTAGCACCTTTTGCAGCAGTATTCATTACCTTTACGATTATCCCAGTTCTCATGTCCATTGGATTGAGCTTTACCTATTTCAATATGCTAGAAGCACCTAAGTTTATCGGATTTGAGAATTATCGCAACCTATTCCTAGTGGATGATATCTTTCTCACATCTGTTAGAAATACCTTTGTGCTTGCTATCGTCACAGGACCCATTGGCTATATGGCAGCCTTATTATGTGCTTGGTTTATTAATGAATTACCGCCTAAAATAAGGGCATTTATGGTTCTGGTATTCTATGCACCATCCATATCCGGTTCTGTGTACCTTATATGGGGCGTTGTGTTCAGTGGCGATGCATATGGCTATTTGAATGGGTTCCTACTGGATTTTGGACTGATCAATGAACCCAGCAAATGGTTATCAGACCCGGCTTATATGATGTCCTCCATTATTGTTGTTGTGCTTTGGATGAGTCTAGGGGCTGGCTTCTTAGCTTTTATAGCGGGCTTGCAAGGTGTGGATAAAACCATGTATGAAGCAGGTTATGTGGATGGTATCCGTAATCGTTGGCAAGAATTATGGTACATTACACTTCCAGCTATGCGTCCACAACTGATGTTTGGAGCCATTATGTCTGTGACAACATCCTTTGCTATTGCAGACCAGACAGCTCAATTGTGTGGTCTGCCAAGTACAGATTATGCCGTGCATACGGTGGTTAACCATTTACAAGATTATGGCCAGCAGCGATTTGAAATGGGCTATGCATCAGCCATAGCAACCATACTCTTTATCATCATGATTTTATCCAACAAAGGCATACAGAATCTATTGAAGAAAGTGGGGCGGTAACATGGGGAGAAAAAAACATAAGCTAAAGCATAGTATCCGTAAGGTACTAAAAAAAAGAGCACCCAATCGCTCCTTGTTAGGGGATGTGTTTATACTGATTATGCTTCTTGCCATTGGTGCATTTTTAGCGCTGCCACTGGTGCTTGTTATCAGTAATGCCTTTAAGCCCTTGGATGAGATCTTTTTATTTCCACCTCGATTTTTTGTCAGAAATCCCACCATGAATAATTTTCGGGATTTACTGGTTTTAATGAGTAATTCATGGGTACCCTTTACCCGATATTTTTTCAACACCATCTTTATGACAGCCGTTGGAACAGCAGGTCATGTGATTGTAGCTTCCATGGCAGCCTATGCCTTGGAGAAACATGGTTTTCCAGGAAGTAAAACATTTTTCAAGATTATCATTACCACTTTGATGTTTTCACCGGTGGTGACAGCTATTCCCAATTACTTGACCATGTCAAAAATTGGCTTTCTAGACAGTTATTTATCCATCATTATACCTGCATTTGGCTTTCCATTAGGGCTTTTTCTTATGAAGCAATTCATGGTCAATGTGCCAAATTCATTAATTGAATCGGCTAGATTAGATGGGGCCAGCGAATGGAAGATTCTATGGAAGGTGGTCATGCCAATGGTAAAACCAGCCTGGTTAACATTGGTCATCTTCTCTTTCCAAGGCTTATGGAACGCAACTGGCGGTACTTATATCTACAGTGAAGAACTAAAAACATTACCCTACGCCTTGAACCAAATACGCCTTGGCGGAATAGCAAGGCAGGGAACAGGAGCAGCCGTTCAACTTCTTATGTTGATTGTTCCAGTCACCATGTTTATCATTACACAAAGTAATATTATTGAAACCATGGCCAGCTCTGGACTAAAAGAATAAAGGAGGGATGACAATGAAGCGGATATCATCATTTGCCCTGTCTGTATTCTTATTGTTTGTTAACAGCCCAGCTACCTTTGCTGAGGCACCCTATGACAGCTATACCTATGATTACTATGGTCGGGTTGTACCGTCTCCAGACCCTTATACACCTAGCCGAATAATCAATGGTGAAGGTCTAGGGATTGGAAAACTGAGTGGACCGAAAGACATCTTCGTGTCCAGGCAGTCTGACATCTACATTGTGGATACAGGGAACAACCGCATTATTATAACAGACCGTCACTGGAACCTGCTTCGGGTGATTGACGGCTTTTATCACAATGGTGAATGGGATACATTCAACAATCCAGGTGGTATTTTTGTCACAAAAAATAACCATATATATGTTGCAGATACAACGAATCAAAGAATTGTTGAACTGGATGAAGAAGGAAATCTTGTGCGCATTATTGGACGACCAGAGTCTGAAATTTTGGATGAGAATTTTCTATATATGCCCACTTCTTTGGTGTTAGACAGTGCAGGAAGGATATATGTGATCGGTTTAAGTGTGAATCAAGGTATCATTGAGCTGAATTCGGATGGTGAATTTAGCGGTTTTATAGGGGCAAGCAAGGTAACCCCCAGTGTCAGTGATATTATCTGGAAAAGAATTTCAACCCAAGAGCAAAGAAAAAGAATGATTGCATTTGTACCAACAGAGTACAACAACATAGCCATTGATACAAAAGGCTTCTTGTATACCGTGACAAGTACACTGGATGAGAAAGTCCTAGGGGCTGCCATTGCAAGTCGAAGTTCAAACGACACAGGCGCACCCATTAAGAAACTCAACCTCCAAGGCAGCGACGTGATGCGAAGAAAAGGATCTTTTTTACCTGCTGGGGATATTGCTTATCCACCCAGTATAATTCCTAACTTTAAATACACAGGGCCATCAAGATTAGTGGATGTATGTGTGGAAGCATTTGGCGGTTATACCGTACTGGACAGCAATCGAGGGCATGTGTTTACATATGATGGCGATGGCAATCTTATGTATGCTTTTGGTGCTCCTGGTGAAACCAAAGGCACCTTTCGCTTACCCATTGCAATTGAGGTCTTAGATAACCGCATGTTTGTGGTGGATATGGGCTCAAACAATATCACAGAATTTCAGGTAACAGACTATGGCAGCATGGTGAAAGAGGCTATTGCCCATCATCACGAAGGACTTTATGAAGAAGCAACACATAAATGGTATCAGGTCTTAAAGAAGAATGCCAACTCTGAACTTGCCTATACGGGTATTGGCAAAGCTTTTCTAAGAAAAGGTGACTATGGAGAAGCCCTTAGATACTTCAAATTAGGTCATAACAAAATATACTACTCTAAGGCATTTAAGTATTATCGAAGAGAGGTTCTTAGTGAAAATTTTAATGGGATCATGGTTGTTGTACTATTGCTCAGTATTGGCATCTATGTCAGGATACGGTATAAAAAGCGCAAAGGAGTGAAGTCATGAAAGCTTTAAGAGAAAAATTATCTTACACCACCTATTTAATTTTTCACCCCTTTGATGCTTTCTGGGATCTAAAACATGAGAAGCGGGGGAGTTTATCAGCAGGTCTTGTCATACTACTTATTGTGGCTATCCAGCAAGGCTTGAATAATCAATACACGGGCTTTATTTTTAATAATAGGAACGTCAAACACGTCTCTATGTTAGTCTCCATGACTTCCATTATTGCACCCTTGTTGTTGTGGTGTATCTCTAATTGGTGCCTGTCATCGGTGATGGAAGGTGAGGGCAGTTTTAAAGATATTGTCATGTACACCACCTATGCTCTTTCACCACTGCTGTTTATGAATATACCCATATTGCTGCTGAGTAATGTACTTGTCCGTGAAGAGGCATCTGTACTGGTTGTTCTTACAGGTGTAGCTAATGTCTGGACAGTTGGGCTCATCCTCGTTGCCACCATGATGGTCCACAATTACACCATGTTACGTACGCTTATCACCTCTGTTTTTATTGTTGTTGGTATGGGGCTCATTATATTTGTCGGTTTATTATTTTTTAGTCTTGGTCAGAAAATATTTGAGTTTATTGTTTCGGTTTACAAAGAAATTCTACTTCGGATGTAGGGAAAGGAAGGCCTATGAAGCATACACAATACAATTGTAAGCCACGAAAACCTATCATGATAGCCATGTTTGTCATTTTCCTAGGGTTGATGTTGATGGTAACAGGATGTGCCAGTAAGCGTCATGGTGAAACGGTTACAACCTGGCGTGTTAACGAAGCAGAACTGCTTCAAGTAGGCGAGCACACAAGTAAATCCTTTAAAACGGTCATGGAGAATGAACGCTATCGTCTCTTGTTCAAAGAAAGTTCAGCAGAGATTGCCATTGAACATATAAAAGAGGGGTACATTTGGTATTCTAACCCACAAAACATTGAGGATGATACCATTGCAAATAAGGTGAATAAAGGTGAATTGGCAGCTCAAATGATTATTAAATATTTTACGCCTATGAACAAATTAGCCATCATGAATACCTATACAGATGCGGTGGAAGCTTCTCAATACGCTTTTGAATATACGGATTCAGGTGTAAAAGTGACGTATTCCATTGGTATTCAGCCTAGAAAATGGCTCATGCCAAAGGTGGTCAGTCAGGAGCGTTTTGAGAACGATATACTACCATCTATTGAGGAAGCAAAAGACCAAAAGTATGTGAAATCACGGTATACTTTAATTGAGTTAGCCAAACTTGATGGGGATATTAAAAAAGAAATGCTTGAAGCGTATCCTATTCTTGAAAAACACAATGTATATCTATTACGGGATGTTAATGACAGGATCAAAGAAAAGGTGGAAGCCATTTTTGTCCAGATAGGGTATACATTTGACGATAAAGCGAAAGACAATGCGCACAATAACTTGTCAGTAGAGGAAGAAGGCAACCCTGTTTTCCAAGTAGCTATTGACTATAGCCTTTCAAGTGATGGTTTACGTGTGCTTGTACCCAAAAAAGATATGATCTATCCAGAAGGCTACCGTTTTATGAAAATTGAAGTACTGCCTTATTTTGGTGCTCAAGATATGGATGCATCAGGGTATATGTTTGTACCAGATGGATCAGGGGCTTTAATTCATCTCAATAATAATAAACAGCACTTAAGTCCTTACAACGGTAAAATATATGGGGATGATTTGGCCATTACACAAGAAGAGGCCTTTAACAAGACCCAGCAGATTTATTTACCAGTCTTTGGTATAAAAAATCAGGATAGTGGTTTTGTAGCAATTGTTGAACAGGGTGACGGCTTTGGTTATATCCACGCAGATATTAGCCAAAGAAAGAATGCCTATAACTATGTCTATAGTTCCTATAATATCTTAGAGCTGACAGAAGTTTCTTTATCTGGAAAAGAAGAAACCAGCATTAGCATGTTTCAAGAGTATCATACACCCAGTGATATATGTATTTCGTATCACATCCTAGATCATGATCATGCCACCTACTCAGGCATGGCAAATGTGGTAAGAGATTATTATGTCCACCAAGGAGACCTTCAAAAACAAGACCCATCAGAAGTATCTCTTCTTATTGATTTTCTAGGTGCTATCATGGATAAAAAGCCTATTTTAGGTGTAAGCCGTCACGTTGTTGTGCCACTGACCACATTTCGGCAAGCTCAAGACATCATGGATACAATCAGTGAATGGGAATTAGGCAACATACAAGTGAAATACACCGGTTGGATGGACTACGGCTTATATCATCCTGTAGCTAATAAAATGTCCATTGAAAGTAAGTTGGGGGGCAAGAAAGGTTTTTATAACCTGCGTGATTATCTAGAAGAAAAAGGCTACGGTTTTTACCCAGATGTTGATTTTCAAACGGTTAAACAGGATAGAAAGTTTGATGGTTTTAATGCCTATAGGGATGGTTCTAAGAATATTTCAAGAGAAGTATCAAAAGGTTACCAGTATGTGCCCAATATATTTTTACCAGAAGCTTCATTCCGTATTGTTTCACCTAAAAAATATGAGGCATACATGCAGGCCTATATGAAGGACTATAAAAAAACAAAGGTCCATAACCTGTCCCTTGCTAACATGGGTGAACAGCTTATCAGTGACTACGATGTGAAGGATATTTGGGATCGGGAAAGGGCAAAAGCGCTCATCAAGAAAAGGTTAAATGCATTGCAGGAAATGGGCTATTCTTTAATGGCATCAGGCGCTAATGGCTATACCCTTAAAAGTATGCATCACCTGTTGAATCTACCTACTGGATCCAGCAATTATCATATAGCGGATGAAAGTATTCCTTTTATTCAAATGGTGCTAAGCGGCTACAAGACTTACTATACGACGCCCATTAATTACATTGACGCCTCTTTTGATTGGATGAAATTACGCTTGATTGAAACCGGTTCATCCATCTATTATCAGCTTGGTTATGCGGAGAATAGCCGCATCAACAATGTGATGGACTACGATCATTACTATACATTTAACTATGAATTATGGATGGAAGACATCCTAGACATGCACGTATTTGTCAATGATGCTTTAAAACATACCTTAGGTCAATCCATCATCAGGCATGAGCCATTAGCAGATGATGTTGTGCGTGTCACCTATGAAAATGGCGATTACTATGTAATTAATTATGCTAAGAAACCCTATGATTATCAGGGTCAGCAAGTGGGAGCCATGAACTATGTATACGTGAAAGGAGGGTCATAAATGGGTGCAAAAGGTAACCCTCAAACCATTAAACAAGTAGGGAAAGGGCTAAGGAAAGGCATATTGACTAAGAAAAACCGAACATTAGCACAGAAGCGAGCAAAAGCCGGTTATCTCTTTGTTCTTCCTTTTATCATTGGAGGCGTGTCCTTTACGTGTATACCACTTATTCGGTCGTTTATATTCAGCTTAAGCAAATTATCCATTACGGCAACAGGCTATGACCTTCACTATGTGGGCTTTAAAAACTATGTGGACGTACTCACTGTAGATGCTTATTTTAGGGTACAATTGTTTAACAGCGTTAAGGAGATGTTATTCAACCTACCCTTAATATTAATCTTCAGTTTCTTCGCAGCATCACTGCTTAATCAAAAGTTTAAAGGCAGAACCTTAGCAAGAGCGTTCTTTTTCTTACCGGTTATTCTGGCTTCAGGAGCCATACTGACCTCGGATACGTCAAGCATTATTATGCAGCAGATTACAGGTAGTGGTCAATCCGCAGCAGAAGCCAGTGATAGCATGTTTACGTCCAATGCCATTTACATGTTTTTGTATAATTCAGGTGTCAGTGAAGCTTACACACAATATATCGTTTCAGCTATTGATAGAATATACGACATTGTTTTATTTTCAGGTGTTCAAATCCTTGTGTTTCTAGCAGGCTTACAATCCATTTCACCGGATTACTATGAAGCATCCATGATTGAAGGTGCTACCAAATGGGAGAACTTTTGGAAAATAACCTTCCCTATGGTTAGTCCCATGATTTTAGTGAATACCATCTATACCATTATTGATTCTTTTGTCAGTGAGCAGAATGAACTTATTGAGCGCATCAATACGGTCATGTACACCAACTTTAAATTTGGATTTGGTTCTGCCATGGCATGGGTATATTTTATCGTTGTTTTTATCATTCTAGCTATTGTTACACGGGTAATTTCCAAACGGGTATTCTATTATGATTGATGAGGTGACAAAATTGAAAACAAGTGAATATGAAACATTAAAGGAAAACATGAGGCATCGGGGATATGTCCTTTCACGAAAACTAATGAAGGGGTTATGGAGCTTAATTCGTAGTGTTCTCATTATCGGTATTTGTTTTGTGATCATTTATCCCTTATTATCCAAAATCAGCGTATCCTTTATGGAAGAAATTGATTTTTATGATGCATCGGTTAAGTATATACCCAGGCATTTTACATGGAACAATTATGTGGAGGCATTTCAAGGGATTAAGTTTCCAGAAACATTTAGGAACACCATATTTCTCTCTTTGGTTACCAGTATTTTTCATATGGCATCCTGTACATTTGTTGCTTATGGATTTGCAAGGTTCCAATTCAAGTGGAAGAAGGTATTGCTTGCATTAGTTGTCATTAGCATTGTCATTCCGCCACAAGTCACCATGGTGTCTAACTATATTAACTTTAAGTATTTTGATATCTTTGGTATTTATAAACTCATAACAGGCAATCAAGGTATTAATCTATTGAACTCCTTTGCACCATTTTTTATACTGGGTATTACAGCTTCTGGTATTAAAAATGGTTTGTATATCTTTTTAATGATTCAGTATTTCAGAGGTATGCCAAAGGCATTGGATGAAGCAGCCTATATTGATGGTGCCAGCTTTTTCCAAGTGTTTCGATACATTATGTTACCAGGTGCTATTCCCATGATGGCAACCGTATTCCTATTTTCTTTTGTGTGGCAGTATAATGATGTCTATTATGCAACCATCCTGTTTACAGAGCTTCAAGTGTTCTCAACGTCTATTCAAGGCTTGGCCCGTACCACATTATGGGATGTGACCAGTAGTATTGGGAGTGAGTCCAATATGGCTTATCAAGCACTGATTCGCTCAGCGGCAACAGTGATGGTCATTGCACCTTTAATTGTACTCTATACCTTTACACAGAAATTATTTGTTGAAAGTGTCAGTCGAAGTGGTTTGAAGCTGTAAGGCTGAGTGAATGCTATAGGGAGGTCTCGTCATGAATGGTTTATGGATGAAAAAAGGCATGAGAATATGCACGGTCATGGTCCTTTTATTTAGTATACTTAATACCCATGCAATAAGAGCAAAGAGTAAAACAGAGGAGGTTAACATGGAATTATATGTATCCTTACAAGGTAGTGACAAAGATGATGGCTCAATGAATCGACCTTTTAGAACCATCATGAAGGCACAAAAAGTCATACAAGACATGAATGCAATTCCTAAGGGTGGTATTACCGTCTATATTCGAGAAGGTGTTTATTCTATTGACGATACCTTGTCGTTTACTAGGAAGGATTCTGGTGAACAAGATGCCCCCATTACCTACCAGAATTATAAAGATGAACATGTTTGTATTTCAGGAGGTGTACGCTTAAAGAAAAGTGATTTTACCAGAGTAAATGATGAAGGGATATTGAACCGACTATGGGATGAAAAAGTAAAAGACAAACTGTTACAAGTAGATTTAGATGCAGCGGGTATTGAAGATTATGGTCATCTATCCAGAAGAGGTTACGTGCACAATGATGCACAGCAGGTGACCCAAATGGAGCTGTTTGTTGAAGAACAGCGTATGACCCTAAGCAGATGGCCTAATTATGAGAAAATGCTATGGACATCTATTGTGGATCAAGGACATATACTTAGTCAGGGACAAGATGTGTTGGGGGGACCTACCCTTGCATTTGACAAGACCTTTGAGCGAAGCAAAAAGTGGATGAACAGGGAGGATATATGGATGGATGGTATCCTTTCCTATGACTGGGTTTGGGGATATAACCGTATCCAACATATGGACAGTGAAAAGCGACAGGTGACATTAACCTATGGTACACAAGATGGTGTCTTTGATTGGGGAGAAACACGCGGTGTATTTTTTCAAAACATATTAGAAGAAATCGATATGCCAGGTGAGTATTATATAGATAGAGATGCAAAAAAACTTTACTATTATCCCACAACAGCCTTTCAAGAATCCCCTGACCCTGAGATTCTTCTTAGCCATGCCAATAAACCCTTGTTAAGTCTTAAGAATTGTGCTTACATGAACTTTAAGGGTATTGTATTTGACGGTACACGAAGTGATGGTATAGTATGTCATGAGGGCGATAACCATCATATCACATTTGAGGGAATAACTGTTAAGCATATCGGTCAAACAGGTATTGTGCTTCATGGCACAGATATAAAAGTATTGGATTCGGATATCTATAATCTTGGTTCCGCCGGGGTAAGGGTTAACGGTGGCGATAAAAAGACGTTGACATCAAGTCATAATACCATTACAAACTGCCATATCTATAACGTTGGACAGATTCGTAAGGGGTATAACCCGGCTTTAAGTATGGATGGTGTTGGGGTGGTTGTAAGCCATAACCTGATCCACGATACGCCCCATATGGCCATTACAGTAAGGGGTAATGATCACTTCATCGCATATAATGAATGCTATAATATTTCACAGATATTTAGAGACATGGGTATTATTTATATGAATCTTGGAGCACGGCCCTATGAGCGTGGCACGCATATTTATCGTAATTATTTCCATGATTATTGGTCCATTAATGATGAACATGATGATAATAATGGTGTGTATCTGGACAATGGCACCCAAGGGGTCTTGATTAATGAAAACATTTTTTATCGAAGCGATGTGGTTGGCATTTTTACCCATGGTGGAGGTTTTAATACCATGAAAAACAACCTGTTTATCGATGTTTCAGGACCTTATCGGGATGTAAACTTTATGCAGACAGGATGGGGATATTGGATTATCCGTAACACGGTAAAACAGTGGGCTGAGCAAAAAGCAACCATGGATTTTGCATCCATGCCCCATGCTAAATACGACCGTTTGGTGGCCTTCTATAACTTTGATGATACCTATGTCTCAGAGATGATGAGTCTGGATAGTGCAGAAGATGATCGGCCTTGGAACAAATTTGGGGGCACCATGCAAAACGCTCAACCAGACAATGTATTCAAGGATAATGTGATCTATAACCATAACAACCCAATGCTCTCACGACATGAAGAGGGTATTTGGCGAAATACAGGCCACGGGACCTTTAGTGCTGTTGTTAGTGATGGTAATGTGGTCATGGATGAAAACCCAGGTTTTGTTGATTATGACAACGATGATTTTACCCTAAAACCAGATGCTAAGGTCCATACACTCATGGATAATTTTCCTAATATTCCATTTCACGAGATGGGTTTATATGTCAATGAAAATAGACCTTCTCTGCCAGCATCAACCGTTGGAAAAGTGAAACTTATTGTAAGTGGCCATAAGAAAAAAGAAACCGTGATTCTAAAAGAAGGTGACACATTTTTGGTATCCAGTGAAGTGTTACCAAAACCATCAGTTGGGGAAAAGCCATTGATTATCTATCGCTCATCCAATGAAACCATAGCCGTTGTTGATGCAGGGGGTAAGGTAACGGGATTAAGTCCAGGATTCGTGGAAATAACAGCACATAGCGCCAATAATATGGGTATTTACGATGGGCATATGTTCCGAGTAGACAAAGATATTCAGAAAGAAAATGAAGACCTTAATGATGCAGATAGTCGAG is drawn from Vallitalea pronyensis and contains these coding sequences:
- a CDS encoding carbohydrate ABC transporter permease — protein: MGRKKHKLKHSIRKVLKKRAPNRSLLGDVFILIMLLAIGAFLALPLVLVISNAFKPLDEIFLFPPRFFVRNPTMNNFRDLLVLMSNSWVPFTRYFFNTIFMTAVGTAGHVIVASMAAYALEKHGFPGSKTFFKIIITTLMFSPVVTAIPNYLTMSKIGFLDSYLSIIIPAFGFPLGLFLMKQFMVNVPNSLIESARLDGASEWKILWKVVMPMVKPAWLTLVIFSFQGLWNATGGTYIYSEELKTLPYALNQIRLGGIARQGTGAAVQLLMLIVPVTMFIITQSNIIETMASSGLKE
- a CDS encoding NHL repeat-containing protein — its product is MKRISSFALSVFLLFVNSPATFAEAPYDSYTYDYYGRVVPSPDPYTPSRIINGEGLGIGKLSGPKDIFVSRQSDIYIVDTGNNRIIITDRHWNLLRVIDGFYHNGEWDTFNNPGGIFVTKNNHIYVADTTNQRIVELDEEGNLVRIIGRPESEILDENFLYMPTSLVLDSAGRIYVIGLSVNQGIIELNSDGEFSGFIGASKVTPSVSDIIWKRISTQEQRKRMIAFVPTEYNNIAIDTKGFLYTVTSTLDEKVLGAAIASRSSNDTGAPIKKLNLQGSDVMRRKGSFLPAGDIAYPPSIIPNFKYTGPSRLVDVCVEAFGGYTVLDSNRGHVFTYDGDGNLMYAFGAPGETKGTFRLPIAIEVLDNRMFVVDMGSNNITEFQVTDYGSMVKEAIAHHHEGLYEEATHKWYQVLKKNANSELAYTGIGKAFLRKGDYGEALRYFKLGHNKIYYSKAFKYYRREVLSENFNGIMVVVLLLSIGIYVRIRYKKRKGVKS
- a CDS encoding carbohydrate ABC transporter permease — its product is MKWAETSVKNNGTALNKRKNRLKALLTEIYKHRVAYFLVAPFAAVFITFTIIPVLMSIGLSFTYFNMLEAPKFIGFENYRNLFLVDDIFLTSVRNTFVLAIVTGPIGYMAALLCAWFINELPPKIRAFMVLVFYAPSISGSVYLIWGVVFSGDAYGYLNGFLLDFGLINEPSKWLSDPAYMMSSIIVVVLWMSLGAGFLAFIAGLQGVDKTMYEAGYVDGIRNRWQELWYITLPAMRPQLMFGAIMSVTTSFAIADQTAQLCGLPSTDYAVHTVVNHLQDYGQQRFEMGYASAIATILFIIMILSNKGIQNLLKKVGR
- a CDS encoding Yip1 family protein; the protein is MKALREKLSYTTYLIFHPFDAFWDLKHEKRGSLSAGLVILLIVAIQQGLNNQYTGFIFNNRNVKHVSMLVSMTSIIAPLLLWCISNWCLSSVMEGEGSFKDIVMYTTYALSPLLFMNIPILLLSNVLVREEASVLVVLTGVANVWTVGLILVATMMVHNYTMLRTLITSVFIVVGMGLIIFVGLLFFSLGQKIFEFIVSVYKEILLRM
- a CDS encoding carbohydrate ABC transporter permease, whose amino-acid sequence is MKTSEYETLKENMRHRGYVLSRKLMKGLWSLIRSVLIIGICFVIIYPLLSKISVSFMEEIDFYDASVKYIPRHFTWNNYVEAFQGIKFPETFRNTIFLSLVTSIFHMASCTFVAYGFARFQFKWKKVLLALVVISIVIPPQVTMVSNYINFKYFDIFGIYKLITGNQGINLLNSFAPFFILGITASGIKNGLYIFLMIQYFRGMPKALDEAAYIDGASFFQVFRYIMLPGAIPMMATVFLFSFVWQYNDVYYATILFTELQVFSTSIQGLARTTLWDVTSSIGSESNMAYQALIRSAATVMVIAPLIVLYTFTQKLFVESVSRSGLKL
- a CDS encoding carbohydrate ABC transporter permease, which produces MGAKGNPQTIKQVGKGLRKGILTKKNRTLAQKRAKAGYLFVLPFIIGGVSFTCIPLIRSFIFSLSKLSITATGYDLHYVGFKNYVDVLTVDAYFRVQLFNSVKEMLFNLPLILIFSFFAASLLNQKFKGRTLARAFFFLPVILASGAILTSDTSSIIMQQITGSGQSAAEASDSMFTSNAIYMFLYNSGVSEAYTQYIVSAIDRIYDIVLFSGVQILVFLAGLQSISPDYYEASMIEGATKWENFWKITFPMVSPMILVNTIYTIIDSFVSEQNELIERINTVMYTNFKFGFGSAMAWVYFIVVFIILAIVTRVISKRVFYYD
- a CDS encoding DUF5696 domain-containing protein, which produces MKHTQYNCKPRKPIMIAMFVIFLGLMLMVTGCASKRHGETVTTWRVNEAELLQVGEHTSKSFKTVMENERYRLLFKESSAEIAIEHIKEGYIWYSNPQNIEDDTIANKVNKGELAAQMIIKYFTPMNKLAIMNTYTDAVEASQYAFEYTDSGVKVTYSIGIQPRKWLMPKVVSQERFENDILPSIEEAKDQKYVKSRYTLIELAKLDGDIKKEMLEAYPILEKHNVYLLRDVNDRIKEKVEAIFVQIGYTFDDKAKDNAHNNLSVEEEGNPVFQVAIDYSLSSDGLRVLVPKKDMIYPEGYRFMKIEVLPYFGAQDMDASGYMFVPDGSGALIHLNNNKQHLSPYNGKIYGDDLAITQEEAFNKTQQIYLPVFGIKNQDSGFVAIVEQGDGFGYIHADISQRKNAYNYVYSSYNILELTEVSLSGKEETSISMFQEYHTPSDICISYHILDHDHATYSGMANVVRDYYVHQGDLQKQDPSEVSLLIDFLGAIMDKKPILGVSRHVVVPLTTFRQAQDIMDTISEWELGNIQVKYTGWMDYGLYHPVANKMSIESKLGGKKGFYNLRDYLEEKGYGFYPDVDFQTVKQDRKFDGFNAYRDGSKNISREVSKGYQYVPNIFLPEASFRIVSPKKYEAYMQAYMKDYKKTKVHNLSLANMGEQLISDYDVKDIWDRERAKALIKKRLNALQEMGYSLMASGANGYTLKSMHHLLNLPTGSSNYHIADESIPFIQMVLSGYKTYYTTPINYIDASFDWMKLRLIETGSSIYYQLGYAENSRINNVMDYDHYYTFNYELWMEDILDMHVFVNDALKHTLGQSIIRHEPLADDVVRVTYENGDYYVINYAKKPYDYQGQQVGAMNYVYVKGGS